The genomic window GCAAAAGGATGTTCCCGGAGCCGCGCATCGTCGGCGGCACGAAAGCGGCCTtcgggcggtggccgtggcagaTATCGCTGCGTCAGTGGAGAACCTCGACCTATCTGCACAAGTGTGGCGCTGCGCTACTCAACGAAAACTGGGCCATCACGGCGGCGCACTGTGTGGACAAGTAAGTGGCGTCTCGAAATTCCTCACGAAGACCTGATCACTCAACAAGCTGACCCGTTTAAACACCCTTTTCCCACAGTGTGCCACCCTcggacctgctgctgcgcttgGGCGAGTACGATCTGGCACTCGAGGAGGAACCGTACGGCTACCAGGAGCGACGCGTGCAGATTGTGGCCTCTCATCCCCAGTTCGACCCGCGAACGTTCGAGTACGATTTGGCACTGCTGAGGTAATGCTAGACCGCGGGGTGAAACGAATCCTAACGGAGACTAACGAGTTATCGCACTGATTGCAGATTCTACGAACCCGTCGGCTTCCAACCGAACATcatccccgtgtgtgtgccggagaATGACGAAAACTTCATCGGCCGGACTGCCTTCGTTACCGGCTGGGGTCGTCTCTACGAGGGTACGCTCGGCAAAGCGGACACAGGAAGCGACCGTAGACTAATACACCCTGTTCGGCTTTTTTAGATGGACCACTGCCGAGTGTGCTTCAGGAGGTCACCGTACCGGTGATCGAGAACAAGATCTGCGAAACGATGTACCGGAGCGCGGGCTACATTGAGCACATCCCTCACATCTTTATCTGTGCCGGCTGGAAGAAGGGAGGCTACGACTCCTGTGAAGGTAAAGGGGTTGCTGCACCTCAGGCTCATAGCGATTCGAATACTAATGACGCATTCTTTGTCCCTTGCAGGTGACTCCGGCGGTCCGATGGTCATCCAGCGCCCGGATAAGCGGTTCCTTCTGGCCGGCGTCATTTCGTGGGGCATAGGCTGTGCCGAGCCGAATCAACCGGGCGTCTACACCCGGATATCCGAGTTCCGAGACTGGATCAATCAGATACTGCAGTTCTAGGGTCTACCAGCCACTGGAATGTAGTTGTTTCATACGTACTCACTTTTGATGGGTtcctccgaccgaccgtccggctACCGATCGCTGGGTGAAccagcgacgacggcgtcggcgTGCGGTTGACTCTTTTTCTGGGGAATAGTAGAATTTAATACGTTTTGTTAGGGTACTTCTTCTTCCGAGGCGGCTTTTCGCTCAAAGCATCCACCCAGTGAGATAGGATTTAATCGATTACTGCGCGGCGTGACGATTCTCTGACGAAtgggaaattgggaaaatggGAACACCTTTTTTGGGGGAGGATGAATCGTCCGAATAGTTTCCGAACTAACTCAAGTGATGGATGGAGACGATAAAGAAGAGCATTTGGGGCGAGCGCCGAGTGGCGAGGTTTTAATTATTGTATGTTGTGATAAACGATGCGCCGTGAGGAATGTTTGAATGTGTTTGATTCTAAAGGGTGCACGCGTGAACCGAGTGAACGATGCGAAGCTAGTGTTACGAAAGTTATTGCTAGATAGATATTATTTTGCAATTAAAGTACACGTTAGTGTGTAGGtgactttatttatttatttatgtttcccAGTAGGATACTTTCGGATCGCGGAGGGGAAAAACCAAGTGCAA from Anopheles cruzii unplaced genomic scaffold, idAnoCruzAS_RS32_06 scaffold01842_ctg1, whole genome shotgun sequence includes these protein-coding regions:
- the LOC128276644 gene encoding serine proteinase stubble-like produces the protein CGKRMFPEPRIVGGTKAAFGRWPWQISLRQWRTSTYLHKCGAALLNENWAITAAHCVDNVPPSDLLLRLGEYDLALEEEPYGYQERRVQIVASHPQFDPRTFEYDLALLRFYEPVGFQPNIIPVCVPENDENFIGRTAFVTGWGRLYEDGPLPSVLQEVTVPVIENKICETMYRSAGYIEHIPHIFICAGWKKGGYDSCEGDSGGPMVIQRPDKRFLLAGVISWGIGCAEPNQPGVYTRISEFRDWINQILQF